The nucleotide sequence GATGCTGAGCGTGGCGCCCATCCGCCGCTGGAGCGCGCCCTGCAGCCGCCCGCGGAACAGCACCTCCTCGATCACCGGCGCGGCCACGGCCATGGAGAGCGCCAGCGTGACCCAGCCGCCGGGGCGCTTGGCGTAGAGCAGGAACGGGTTCGCCTCTTCGCGGTCCACGATCCAGCCCACGGCCGCCAGCAGCAGGCCGAACGACAGGTTCAGCGCGACGGCGGAGACGGTGAAGGCGGCGATCCAGTGCACGGCGCCGCGCGGTCGGCGAAGCCCGTAGCGGACCCGGCGGCGCAGTCGCGGAAGGCCCTCGCCGCGCAGTGCGTACCACCAGCCGAACGCCGCGACGACTGCCAGCACCCAGAACGGGGCGGCCCAAGTGGGCATGGACAGGAATGGCAGCTCCAGCACGCTCCACAGCATGGCGAGCGTGGCGCACGCCAGCGAGACCGCCACCAGCCCGCGGATGCGGGCGGCGGGCGTGTGCCGTTCGGGGGAGCTTGGAATCATCGGGGTGAGGCTGGGGAAGGGGTCGCCGCGGCGCGACGGTGCCGCGGCGGCTGGCCTTAGTACGCCGCCCGCGCCGCCGGGTTTCGCCCGCGCCTCCGCGCTGGCCCGCGACGCCACGCTCCCGCATCCGCGGAGATGCCTGCGGGCACGCGGGGGAACGGCGGCGGAGCGCGTGGATTCAGCGCATCGGAGAACGAAGCCGATGGTCGGCGGGATGCGCATCTACCGACCTTGGATCTGCTGACCGGCATCTGCCGACCGCATCTACCGACGTTGCGCCTCCCCGAGGACTCGTCGCCGCGGCCGCCGCGCATCCGCCGGGATGTGTCGGATATGCGTGCTGGGGCGGGGATGAGACGTTGCGAGGTCTCTCCTCTCCCGATCCGCCAATGCGGTGCGGCGAAACGACATCGTACGGGAGATGCGCGGCGCCGGAAGAGCGGCGGCGGGGGCGCGGATGGTGCGTTGGAGACGGCCGGCGCGCCGCGGGCGGAAACATACGTGGTGGCGCGTTGGCCCGGGCACCTTCCCGGCCGGGCGGCGGCGGCCTACATTGCGGTCCCGCCCCACCCCCGCGCGCCCCGTGACGCGATACCGGACAGATCCCAGCCAAGCC is from Longimicrobiaceae bacterium and encodes:
- a CDS encoding type II CAAX endopeptidase family protein, whose product is MIPSSPERHTPAARIRGLVAVSLACATLAMLWSVLELPFLSMPTWAAPFWVLAVVAAFGWWYALRGEGLPRLRRRVRYGLRRPRGAVHWIAAFTVSAVALNLSFGLLLAAVGWIVDREEANPFLLYAKRPGGWVTLALSMAVAAPVIEEVLFRGRLQGALQRRMGATLSIVLTAAVFALAHLEANGMLVRFLAGVTMGFAFRATGSVWAGMVQHGAFNGSLLLIDALFPNLDPTQPHFAAPAACALAIAAAATLWTGRALHASARRPASPASTPAARTAATPLAIPG